The Gouania willdenowi chromosome 14, fGouWil2.1, whole genome shotgun sequence nucleotide sequence AGCTGATGTTTGGCACCTCTGGTATCTTTGCCGATTCCCTTCTGAGCTGCGctcatgtattgatccatgtgcccgcttatcttaccaaaccgtggtccctgttagtctgaaaccggctgcgatcatcccagaaggggttgtggatcggccaatagaatcactgctgtttaacaaaacagaactcaacggcgGCACGCCAGCGCAGCTATACTGCCACACGGACGATGTTCCTGCAAACCCATAacgtctccaggtccaaccagaccgcatctcaaggtatggaccagtgaacaatggaccagcagaactgactcacttAAACTACAATACAACCCCATACTTACACTCCACTCACAATCCACCACATATATGTTTGTCCGTCTCCCCCCGTCTGTCTTCCCTCtttgttatgattttattctttgattttacaatAGTTAGTCTAGATTAGTTTAGAATAGTGATTCACTTTACTTCATGTAATCCTCACCTTTATTAgcttagaaatgcatttcatcatggTTTAATCACCGCATTGTTCTCGTTTCTTACTGGATTatgcaaataaaaggttaaacttaATCTTTGATTCcactgattcattaaagctgcgATGATGGTGTAGACTTGCTGTTAGAATCCACCTCCCtgatttaatactttgtttagTCGAAAGAAAAACTTAGAcacatttcctctttttaaagAGGTGGCACCCAGTAATTCATtgagctaatattaataatcataattaatatcctcattcatataacccattattaactACCCTTGTTCTCCTACACAGGTATGGGCATCTGGCTGTACCTTTTGGGTACTTGCTTTTTCATTGCACCTTTCAAGGCCTCTGTCAATTGACTCACTTCTCGTGAAATTGAATTGCCTGCAGTGAATCTGAATTTCAGAAGCAGAAATACAGGatattgaatttttggaatgtactgagacgatttttttttcaacaggaaaaaatacaatttcaagttactaaTTCATTTTCAAAGCAGTAAATTTAAGTTCAAGTTcttactttcaaattcaataccaactgttcaaattcagtttctagcTGCACAAATCTCGGCCCATTCCCAGGTAAGGCTATTACAATTCACATTGGTTGTCATActagcaatatatatatatgtataattgtTTCCAGGTAAATCACCACATTTGCATTGAATGGAAATGCTTTCCACTatatcaggggtctgcaacctttactctcaaaggagccatttaacctcatctcaccccgaataaagtcctcctggagccagaAAAATACCGCCTCAATGtatacaatacagtgtattaaattctgtacagttaaaattatatagaataatgtttgatttaaattgatttgatcaagtaaatggcaacttaaaaacagtttaaaataaaataaaatgaattgacataaaaaaaataacaaaaccgtgtcttgcatcttcaaattcttacgcatttcagtttacatgaacacaatttatataaataatattttttatgttaatgtatttaatgtattaatacatgatcatgtgatcaacacatgctaattgctaatttcttgccacacataaagcatgtaCATTTAACCGGCTCATTGGTAGTTAAaagaatctgttcccacacaattaaaatctctgttttcttccagaatagtgtttttgttggtttaattatcttactagggatttaaaacttaaggttaaccacaggtgcaggaaagttgatggtctgtagatgttgcagcagatgaagtaggaaggtgcacagcgtgatttatttttaagttaacaaatttttatatgattttatttgtcattaatcattaatagcctctgtaagaaaataactctttatttcagtattttttaaagctatatggAGCCATGGCAAAGGACTCAaagaggctccagagccgcaggttgcagacccctgcactaTATACATTCAGCTAGcaagtcatgtttttttaatagataCTGTACTTGCCTTAAAGCTTTTGTGTATGTGAACAAActataagaaaatatatcaaaaataCGCTCCAATGTTTCAGATGAATCTGCCCACTGGTTAGTATTCATCTCTCTGCCTGATCTAGTCTGCTATAACATTCCCAGTTTGTCTTCTCATCATTTAACCTTGTCAGAGAGAGGTTGGGATTTATTAGGATTCCCTGAAAGGGCTGAGCATTACAAGCTCATTTAGAATGACTTCCATTTTTAATAAACTGCTCAAAATCCTTCAGATTAGATAATGTGAAGTAACACTTCACAACGCCAGGAGAGGGACAAATGTGCCTCATGAATCACACTACAGAAAGCTACAGAAATCAAACCACTGCATCCTCAGTGTCCctttttgcacttttatttaaagGCATCTTTTCAGGCTTTCACCTGCTAATACTCCAatgcaagattttttttaatttaattaataataaattgataccctttatggttttcttttacAGACGTAGATGATGTGTTTGTACATGGCAATCCTTCTGTCAGTggatttattaacatttattaatccgAGACGGGCTTGTTAAACTatacctcacacacacagtaataaaGAGGTATTTGTGTCACCACATACGTTCACAGCTCAAGTCAGACGTTTGTGGAAAGGTAATGACAGCATGAAATGATGAGATGAGAATGAAGCGTACAGAGGGAGGGAGAGGTTAATAGGAAGAGTGGAGGGGATGCAGTTTGAATGGTATGTGAATTGAGAAAGCCTTTTTAGCTACTGAATCGATACACTGTTGATTTGTTCTGAGAGCTTGGCTAAAGGTTCTCTGACAATAGAGGTGAGAAAGGTGAGGACCAATAAGAATGAGAAGAAACGACCATCGACTGCCTCCAAAGAAACCACTGATATTCTCATTCTCTGCCATCTGTTACAACTAAGGACAAAAAATTGGGACTGACACATTAATACTAAgtgaaaattatatttattaatattttgaatAATTAAGGTTTGGAACAATACACAAATCATATTTAAGCAGTCATTAGAGCACAAAATTGCACTTTTGGTGTTTAAATTATTGTGGTAGTCAATTTTTAATCAAACGTGTACTAATGAGTCTGAAAGAGTTTGACACGCGTGATTTTAAAAATCTCATCAAAATTCATGACCTAACAACTTAGAGAAATTTGAATGAATTATTGAATCAATGCTTAATTTGGACAGCACTCCACAAAATGTACcattatgcatttttattgtttggCCTGAAGCAGCTCCTGAGCATCACATGGTTCAGCAACAAAGACCTGAACACATGGCCGAGATAAAATAATGGGACTTGGTCAGAGCTCACATTGTTTCTCAATGGAAATTATGCTTTTCTCAAATGGGGCTTTTTTCTCTAATTCATACTTTCTGAGGAATAGCTTCTCGTGATGTAAGCATATGGTagtattttgaagaaaaaaaatcccccaAAAAGTCAAAATGTAGAACATTAGAACTCATGTGTTCCATTTTCTTTAAAGTTCCGTTCTTCTATCTCTTCCTTTGAAGTTCTTCTCTGGCTATAAAGTTCTGCCCTTCATCTCTTCCTTTGGAGTTCTGCTATATCTTCATTTGATGTTCTCTGTGGCTGGGTGCAGTCCAAAACAGTAGTACTAGAGAGATATTACAAAGCATTGATTAACAGCCTTGGATGTATAGCGAGCACAGGATGGATttacagagaaagaaaaaacagaagttgcttcaaaaagaagaaagctTTCAAACAAATGAAAGTACAAATGTAAGTTGACTTTTCATGaaatattttgcattatttaaagtttataaTCCATAATATCACTCTCAATGGGTTGTATAAAAGCTGCACAACCCACTCAACACATTTCAGCTAAAAATTAATTTTGCTGTTTTCATTCCTGaaaatagttgtttttgtaCTCATGATTCAAGACAACCACTGACCAAGTGTGATATTTAGGaccttttacagtttaaaaaaacagcaaagagAATGTGTCACAATTATTTGCATAAATCCCAGCTTCTCCCCTTAGAATGAATAATTTCCTCGTAATTTGAGAGTTTTGCAGATTTAGTGATTCATCGATTCATGaacaaaatgtatgtttatttatttttaattgccgAGATTCGAATACTCATGTTACCTGTGTGAATTTGGAATCCTGTACTTTGTTCCTGGTTGACTGCTAAAGAAGTTTAAATACATAGTTTACTGTGTCTTACAAGAAATGCTAAATTCTGGATGTTTCCAGTGGAGCAGAGTTAGCAGGTGTGGCTCAGTGTTAAAATGATGACCTTcacagtaaaaaggaaaaagtcCACTTTGAACTTAAAATTGATGAATCTAtcaaggtttttatttttcagcacatgaattatttcattttagaagcataatcatttctttaatataaaataaaaatgaaaaagctaattaatgtaattattgACATAAATCTGATGATACAATTCAAGAtgtgcatgtcacaatacgatatataaTTATGttatatatcacaatatatcacaatatcagtaattccaaatttcacctttataagtacaaaatggtatgaaatacaatttatttaatttttttcaaacttgtgagaacaagtaaatggtaacaaactgtaattcaagcaacaatatcaaaaataagtggtatgtttatttttttcaaaaaagttttttgcttctaaaacagattctgattctgttaagttcttaaattcttcagtaaaaagtaaccacatacatccatcaaagtgcccagtatgttctATGAAAATTAAGTTTAATCAACAGCTAAAatacattgaggagtgaggtagtttaacaaggtctgatggtgcgttcactgacacttaaattaatattaaaattaataataatcttgCAGTGACATATTGCTGAATCAATTtgtttcttacacccttagtaatAATTTATGCTGATTATTTCAGGTTTGCACAGCGTTGTTTACTGCTCAGAAATATCCATAAAACACTCATTATTAGAGACTTGTACACAGAATCATGTGAATCTAATGTGTACACTCGTCTGTTTCTGAACCATCTTCCTCTCCTCCAGGTGGACTTCATGTTCGCAGTCCCAGATCTTCCTCCTCATGGTCACCATGGAGACCCTGGAACCACAGCTTTCACCTCATTCGGCCCCTCAGCACACCTCACCTCCAGTCAGAAGCAGCTGGGAGTGAGGACCAGTCCCAGTGGTACCGACACCCAGGATGGAGGACTTTCTGGGGACCTCTCTGGAGGCCCCTCTGTGCCACTGGATGGGAACTCTTCTTTGTTTGAGCTCTGCCAGCCAGGGACCAGCGTGAACCTGGAAGGAATAGTGTGGCATGAGACAATTGAGGACGGTGAGCATTAGTTTGAACATATACACATTAAACTGTCCAATGTTATCATCTTCATCTgtcacctgtgtgtgtgcgtgcatgtgtgtgttaaaaaatggcgatataaaattcacaaaataaaatcaagtgaaAAAGTTTCAAAAGAGCTCAGCAGCGCGATGaaacatttgaccctcctgctagGGACGATATTTACCGGAAATAGTGTAGGTCTTATACAGtagattaataaatcaaagatattttgctctaaaaaaaaaagtaaaaggtagaagtttgttttgatctcatCTTTAAATAGGACAGTTTTCATATTTAAGTAAATCCTTGTGTTTAATTGGATGTGTGACATCATGTGTTGGTTGAAAGAACACACGctgatgtatttatttcctATGTGATGACAGGTATTCTGGTGGTAGAGGTGAAATGGCGAAATAGAACCTACGTGGGAACTCTGATGGACACCACCAAAACAGACTGGGCTCCTTCAAAGTAACCTTGAGCTTTTCAGATCGTTTTAATACTTTGGCTAATGGGGCAGCAGTGGCTCAGTCTGGAGGGACTTGGGTTGGAAACCAGAGGGTCACCAGCTCAAGTCCCGGTGTGGACAAGGGTGCCTAGGCACTGctgaggtgcccttgagcaaggcactgaACCCCAACACTGCCCTGGGCCCCTTCATAGTAAAAATGGAGTTGAagcagcaaaagaaaaaaaacctaatctCTCCCTTGAGggaataataaagtatttcaaataaaaaaaatcaaatatataaTATCATTTCTCTGTTTGATTTCTTTCTCCTGATCCAGGTTTTGTGTGTCGTCCTCCAGTGACTCCCATCTGCCTGGAGGCAGTGGACGAAGGAAGCGGAAGCGGTAGCAAAGGGCAGGGGGCAAAGCCTAAAGTCACAACATATAGGAGTCTCAGGAGCCCTGGTTACCCCACTGACTATCTGGACTGATGGGGTTGCCGAGATGACTGACTCTTTTGGAGAGGGCTATGTGATGCCGgtgtcaaaaacaacaaaattggcGCCTTAATCTTTAATCACCTCTGCTGCTTTCTGAACAATGTTTCGTGATCCAAATAAATGATGTAACTGCAAAAACTATACCTTTTGTTTATGTCGACCTGCTGTCAGAAAGCGTCCTCTCAGCACAATAAGCACTACATCACAAGCACAGGAGTAGTAGGCTGTTATATTTTATGGAACGTACAATAGCGTtcttaattatatattttcagGCTGCATTTTGCACCTGCCAAAAATGGATCCCCTGATTTTAAAGCACAAATGACACACAAACCTCAGGTGATGTATGTTATATTATCATGCACATCATAAAATATTatcataatatatatacattattggtCATATGCAGACCTTTGGTGTAGGATTTGATACTTTTTAACTCAACAATTATTAATACAGTTCACTTCAAGCAACTTCCCCCTTTCCACCTTAAGATAGTAGGGGATGCATATAAGGTATATTTTTTACACCAACATGGGACGTGAATTTCTCATGAGCAATTACGCAAATTAGATCCAGATTTtggatttggtaaaaaaaaaaacatatatatatatatatataaataccgCCATTTTAGCGGAGGTCCGAATGggaaaaacagtttttcttAGAATGTTTCCTTTAAAGCGATGAATGAAACCATTTACAGACGGATTATTGATTGAATACAATGCCACCTTCTGACATGATGGAGGTGTAGCTTATGatgccatttatttatttatttactttagttGACCTTTATTTGACAAGCTGGCAAAACGGCTACAAATGAAATGTAATGGTAAAGGTTCTAAAGAAGAACTGGGAAAAAGAGCATGcttaaaatgacattaaaatattCCAGTGAGGTCACAAAAGAGGCTGTCAATAATCCACATCCTTATTATATATTAAGTATTGTTAACTTTGTTCACAATTCTCCATTCAGTATTCAAAATTAagtgtttattaataataataataataataataataatataaagccAAATAGTATCTATAAACTAGTCAAcctaaggcaaggcaaatttttttgtatagcgcatttcatacacaaggcaactcaatgtgctttacatgataaaacattcaattgtttaaaatcaataagaacatttaaaatcatcagtaaaatcaattaaaatcaacagtaaaatcaattaaaatcatcaacaaacacatgacatcaacaacatggctaaaaatctctctcaatcatatgcagtagagaaaaaaagtgcctttaactttgatttaaaaattttcacatgtgatgctgacttcagctctgctggcagtttgttccacttctttgcagcataacaactaaaagcagcatcaccatgtttactgtgagctctgggctccactatctgacctgtgtccatagatctgagagacctgctgggttcatacctgactaacatgtcactgatgtattctggaccaaacccattcacagatttatacaccagcagcagaactttaaagtctattctgaggctgactgggagccagtgtaaagactttaaaactggagtaatgtgttctgacctctttgttctggttaagacccgagctgcagcgttctgaaccagctgtagctgtttgatgctcttttgggggattcctgtcagaagaccattacaatagtccagtctgctggagataaaagcatggaccagtttctcctgatctttctgagtcattaaacctttcactctggagatgttctttaggtggtagaagctgtttttgtgatagatttgatctgactgctgaatgtaagatctgagtcaatcagaacaccaaggtttttgacttggtctttagcttttaaagatcgagactcaagataattgctgacagcagtcctcttttccttgttaccaaagacaatcacctccatcttgtcatggtttagttgaaggaagttttcactcatccagcagtttactttttctaaacagtcacacaacacctcaatgggaccatagtcatctgggttcagtgatagatatagttgtgtgtcatctgcgtagctctgataatcaaccttatagttctgtaaaatgtgtcctaaaggaagcatataaaggctaaacagaagaggtccaagaacagagccctgaggaaccccacaggacattggtaatctgtcagattcaaagtttccaatgcttacaaaatagcttcgctcctccaagtaggacttaaaccattgcattacttttccatttagtccaacccatgtttgcaatctgtgcaacaaaattgtatgatctacagtgtcaaatgcagcacttagatccaatagaatgagaacagatacttttccgaCAAACCAACCAAAGCACTCCTTTAGCCAAAATGCACTTCCTTTGTTATTCATTGACCTGCATGACTGTGTGCTCACCACTTGAGGTTCCCTCTGTGCTCCATCCTAAAACATTCCTTAATGTAAAATTTAAGTTGCTTGTGTAAATGCCACGCAGTCACAGGAGGACAGCAATGAGGCAGGAAGTGCTATAGACATTCACAGCAATGAAGACACACACGTCCTAGATTCAAGGTCGCAGGCCAATAAATGACACTCAGATTCTCTCCAAAGTGTCCTGGAAACTCTTTGTCCTGCAACAGACAGAGAAAGCATCGATTCATAGAACAGCACAGGTCAGTGTTACTGTCAGGTGGTTACTTGTCATTTTTTAAGAGATTGTTTGTTTACTTTCAGCTCAATAAAGTTTCCTCAAAGTTTTCCTTAAAACAGGggagtcaaactcattttagttctgcGGCCAAATACGGAggagtttgatttcaagtgggccacagattttatgctgaaAAACGATCAGGGGAGAATctagaaaaaaatcaatgggGAGGTAGGCATTTTTTAGAGGtggcaacatatagcagacataCATAAAGCATAATAGGTACCTTGCAATGtcatatatctcaatatttttgtcTGCAATGACCAATATATCGCGGGAAAATTAATCCACGATACATTACGATaactgtcactgaagaaattcatttcacaggaattacaaaacattgccAATCAagttcacatgaatgacagccaagtgtatacagcacagtggctcttcttaacacacactgaccacaactagtcgcatgtccttgtgttatgtttaagtctttaaggaaagcctgatacaaaatattgcttcaccaaaatattgttaatgatgattgtgcaaattaactttaaatcaataaaaactaaatgaatgcagaaaatagtcatttcagtgctagtattatcaacttctctgtaaacatggacacatatcagtgctgcttaatAAGCAGAATGATTATATCCTCTTCATTTCTGTGAGATTCACAAAGTAGCTtcaccatgttttctt carries:
- the LOC114475166 gene encoding zinc finger protein 608-like, coding for MYSEHRMDLQRKKKQKLLQKEESFQTNESTNVDFMFAVPDLPPHGHHGDPGTTAFTSFGPSAHLTSSQKQLGVRTSPSGTDTQDGGLSGDLSGGPSVPLDGNSSLFELCQPGTSVNLEGIVWHETIEDGILVVEVKWRNRTYVGTLMDTTKTDWAPSKFCVSSSSDSHLPGGSGRRKRKR